From Skermanella sp. TT6, a single genomic window includes:
- the ugpB gene encoding sn-glycerol-3-phosphate ABC transporter substrate-binding protein UgpB, translating into MQRIHATIAVSAFALFAMAAATTAPAQAQTEIQWWHAMSGANNETVENLAKEFNASQSEYKVVPVYKGTYPETLNAGIAAFRARQPPHIIQVFDVGTGVMMGARSAIKPVADVMKEGGESFDKSKYLAGIVSYYSAADGTMLSFPFNSSSPILYYNKASFRKAGLDPETPPKTWPEVFEAAKKIKASGQSCGMTTTWPTWIHLENFSAWNNLPYATDQNGLTSLTPELKINGPLNIRHFSTLAELQKDGTFQYGGRTSEAKAKFLNGECAMLPESSGGIGDMVKAGLDFGTGNLPYYPEAAGAPQNTVPGGASLWVFAGKPAADYKGVAQFFTYLSKTEVQSRLHQVSGYLPATMAAYEATKKEGFYEKNPGREIPIQQMMGKEPTENSKGIRLVNMPQVRDIQNEEIEALLNGRQDAKTALDNAVRRSNEAIKEAAKAYQ; encoded by the coding sequence ATGCAGCGCATCCACGCGACGATCGCCGTTTCGGCGTTCGCCCTGTTTGCCATGGCAGCCGCCACCACGGCCCCCGCACAGGCCCAGACCGAGATCCAGTGGTGGCATGCCATGTCGGGCGCCAACAACGAGACGGTCGAGAACCTCGCGAAGGAATTCAATGCCAGCCAGAGCGAGTACAAGGTCGTCCCGGTCTACAAGGGAACCTATCCGGAAACCCTGAACGCCGGCATCGCCGCCTTCCGCGCGCGGCAGCCTCCCCACATCATCCAGGTGTTCGACGTCGGCACCGGCGTCATGATGGGTGCGCGCAGCGCGATCAAGCCGGTCGCGGACGTCATGAAGGAAGGCGGCGAGAGCTTCGACAAGTCGAAGTACCTGGCGGGCATCGTCTCCTATTACAGCGCCGCCGACGGCACCATGCTGTCCTTCCCGTTCAACAGCTCGTCCCCGATCCTGTACTACAACAAGGCGAGCTTCCGGAAAGCCGGCCTCGATCCCGAGACGCCGCCCAAGACCTGGCCGGAAGTGTTCGAGGCGGCCAAGAAGATCAAGGCGTCGGGACAGTCCTGCGGCATGACCACGACCTGGCCGACCTGGATCCACCTGGAGAATTTCAGCGCCTGGAACAACCTGCCCTACGCCACCGACCAGAACGGCCTGACCAGCCTGACGCCGGAACTGAAGATCAACGGCCCGCTCAACATCCGGCACTTCTCGACCCTGGCGGAGCTTCAGAAGGACGGCACCTTCCAGTACGGCGGCCGCACCTCGGAGGCCAAGGCCAAGTTCCTGAACGGCGAATGCGCCATGCTTCCGGAGTCGTCGGGCGGCATCGGCGACATGGTCAAGGCCGGCCTGGATTTCGGCACCGGCAACCTGCCCTATTATCCGGAAGCGGCGGGAGCCCCGCAGAACACCGTGCCCGGCGGCGCGTCCCTGTGGGTCTTCGCCGGCAAGCCGGCCGCCGACTACAAGGGCGTCGCCCAGTTCTTCACCTACCTGTCGAAGACGGAAGTCCAGTCCCGCCTGCATCAGGTCTCGGGCTACCTCCCGGCCACCATGGCCGCCTATGAGGCGACCAAGAAGGAAGGCTTCTACGAGAAGAATCCCGGCCGCGAGATCCCGATCCAGCAGATGATGGGCAAGGAGCCGACCGAGAACTCCAAGGGCATCCGCCTCGTCAACATGCCGCAGGTCCGCGATATCCAGAACGAGGAGATCGAGGCCCTCCTGAACGGCAGGCAGGATGCCAAGACCGCGCTGGACAACGCCGTCCGGCGCTCCAACGAGGCGATCAAGGAAGCGGCCAAGGCTTACCAGTAA
- the glpK gene encoding glycerol kinase GlpK, whose translation MAQKAVHVLAIDQGTTSTRAIVFDSTGLPVATAQRELRQFYPHDGWVEHDLEDIWRDTTVVCRAALEEAGLTAAGISAIGITNQRETTALWDRATGEGLHNAIVWQDRRTAEACRKLHADGAEALVAERTGLLIDPYFSATKLGWLLDHVPGARARAERGELCFGTIDSFLLFRLTGGAVHATDASNASRTLLFDIHAQDWDDELLRLFGIPRALLPRVLDNSADFGVAEADFIGAPVPITGMAGDQQAATVGQACFEPGMIKSTYGTGCFALLNVGDKPVRSTNRLLTTTAYRLEGKPAYAVEGSIFVAGAAVQWLRDGIRVIADAAASERHANDLPDTQGVYMVPAFTGLGAPYWDPDARGALIGLTRDTGISHIVRAALEAVCYQTRDLMDCMAADGGTRPSALRVDGGMVRNDWLMQFLADILELPVERPIVTETTALGAAYLAGLRTGVYASLDSVAAAWQREKLFEPGMSSADRTRLYDGWRRAVRRVRSDLA comes from the coding sequence ATGGCGCAGAAGGCGGTGCATGTGCTCGCCATCGACCAGGGCACGACTTCGACCAGGGCGATCGTGTTCGACAGCACGGGACTGCCGGTCGCCACCGCGCAGCGCGAACTTCGCCAGTTCTATCCCCACGATGGCTGGGTCGAGCACGACCTGGAGGACATCTGGCGCGACACGACGGTGGTCTGCCGCGCGGCGCTGGAGGAGGCGGGCCTGACCGCTGCCGGCATCTCCGCGATCGGGATCACGAACCAGCGCGAGACGACCGCCCTGTGGGACCGGGCGACCGGCGAAGGCCTGCACAACGCGATCGTCTGGCAGGACCGCCGCACGGCGGAGGCCTGCCGCAAGCTCCACGCCGACGGCGCCGAGGCCCTGGTGGCGGAGCGCACCGGCCTGCTGATCGACCCCTATTTCTCGGCGACCAAGCTGGGCTGGCTGCTCGACCACGTGCCCGGTGCCCGCGCGCGCGCGGAGCGGGGGGAACTGTGCTTCGGCACCATCGACAGCTTCCTTCTGTTCCGCCTGACCGGCGGCGCCGTCCACGCGACCGATGCCAGCAACGCGTCGCGCACCCTGCTGTTCGACATCCATGCCCAGGACTGGGACGACGAGCTGCTCCGCCTGTTCGGCATTCCGCGGGCGCTGCTGCCGCGGGTGCTCGACAACAGCGCCGATTTCGGCGTGGCGGAGGCCGATTTCATCGGGGCTCCCGTGCCGATCACCGGGATGGCCGGCGACCAGCAGGCGGCCACCGTCGGGCAGGCCTGCTTCGAGCCGGGCATGATCAAGAGCACCTACGGCACCGGCTGCTTCGCCTTGCTGAACGTGGGCGACAAGCCGGTGCGCTCGACCAACCGGCTGCTGACCACGACGGCCTACCGGCTGGAGGGCAAGCCCGCCTACGCGGTGGAGGGCTCGATCTTCGTGGCCGGGGCCGCGGTCCAGTGGCTGCGCGACGGCATCAGGGTGATCGCGGACGCCGCCGCGTCGGAGCGGCACGCCAACGACCTGCCCGATACCCAGGGCGTCTACATGGTGCCGGCCTTCACCGGGCTGGGAGCGCCCTACTGGGATCCCGACGCCCGCGGCGCCCTGATCGGGCTGACGCGGGACACCGGGATCAGCCATATCGTCCGGGCGGCGCTGGAGGCGGTCTGCTACCAGACCCGCGACCTGATGGACTGCATGGCGGCCGACGGCGGCACCCGGCCCAGCGCGCTCCGCGTGGACGGCGGCATGGTGCGGAACGACTGGCTGATGCAGTTCCTGGCCGACATCCTGGAACTTCCGGTCGAGCGCCCGATCGTGACCGAGACGACGGCGCTTGGAGCCGCCTATCTCGCGGGGCTTCGTACGGGGGTGTACGCCTCCCTCGACAGCGTCGCCGCCGCCTGGCAGCGGGAAAAGCTGTTCGAGCCCGGCATGTCGTCCGCCGACCGCACGCGCCTGTACGACGGATGGCGGCGGGCGGTGCGCCGCGTGCGCAGCGATCTGGCATAA
- a CDS encoding CheR family methyltransferase codes for MMVDDKPSNPELEDLIHHLQEMRQVDFRGYKRTSLQRRIQQRMAEVECPDYATYRALIDSDPKEVANLLSTVLINVTSFFRDPESWRVLQEEVVPRIIEHRKDKTPIRIWSVGCASGQEPYSAAMLFAEALGVENFCRSVKIYANDLDEDALRTARLATYNPRDVEGVPPALLDKYFDRIGNHYVFHRELRKCVIFGRHNIVHDAPISRVDLLICRNLLIYLDTRTQAAVLPRLHYALNTGAFLFLGKAETQLARSKLFESVNLKSRIFKKVGQEWQRSLGGSLTVTTEDNPVRRGHQNRLLEAIVDASATAYVAVSPQGRVMLANTTARRLLDIGPGDIDKPFQDLIISYRPTELRSRIEEVQTTSRPLRLENQNYHRPPADPIWLTIDISPVHGEDGQFMATLLGFNDSTRSHMLQRELEMTQETLETTVEELQSANEELETTNEELQSTNEELETTNEELQSTNEELETTNEELRSTNEELETTNEEMRRQSEETAEYRLYAEAVLRSMDNGIIVLDRDLRVKSWNRWNENTWGLRSEEVIGQRLGGLDIGLPLFKLNAEMQRVMDLQGAAESIEFKAIDRRGRTLDCRFRILPLMYGSNDLRGLVLLIDDITDLRRTQDFNAYLGRIVGESLNEVYILSPDTLRFQLVNKGAERKLGYPLDQLRQMALTELMPEVSGERLRDLLAPLISKEREEVVFDTVIQARHRGPYPAEVCMQYLHEEDPPILIAIVHDTTERQQLESAGGAREQGGMA; via the coding sequence ATGATGGTTGACGACAAGCCCTCGAACCCTGAACTGGAAGACCTGATCCATCACCTGCAGGAGATGCGCCAGGTCGATTTCCGCGGATACAAGCGGACCAGTCTTCAAAGGCGCATCCAGCAGCGGATGGCCGAGGTCGAGTGTCCGGACTATGCGACCTATCGCGCGCTGATCGATAGCGACCCCAAGGAGGTCGCAAACCTCCTCAGCACCGTGCTGATCAACGTGACGTCCTTCTTCCGCGATCCGGAGTCCTGGAGGGTGCTGCAGGAGGAAGTCGTCCCCCGGATCATCGAGCACAGGAAGGACAAGACCCCGATCCGCATCTGGAGCGTCGGCTGCGCCTCCGGGCAGGAGCCCTATTCGGCGGCCATGCTGTTCGCCGAAGCCCTGGGAGTCGAGAATTTCTGCCGGTCCGTGAAGATCTATGCCAACGACCTGGACGAGGACGCGCTGCGGACGGCGCGGCTCGCCACCTACAACCCGCGCGATGTCGAGGGCGTGCCGCCGGCCCTGCTCGACAAGTATTTCGATCGCATCGGCAATCACTATGTCTTCCATCGCGAGTTGCGGAAATGCGTGATCTTCGGGCGCCACAACATCGTGCACGATGCGCCGATTTCCCGCGTGGACCTGCTGATCTGCCGCAACCTGCTGATCTATCTGGATACCAGGACCCAGGCCGCCGTTCTGCCCAGGCTGCATTACGCGCTGAACACCGGCGCGTTCCTGTTCCTCGGCAAGGCCGAAACCCAGCTCGCCCGGTCGAAGCTGTTCGAATCGGTCAACCTGAAGAGCCGGATCTTCAAGAAGGTCGGCCAGGAATGGCAGCGCAGCCTCGGCGGAAGCCTGACCGTCACGACGGAGGACAACCCGGTCCGCCGGGGCCATCAGAACCGTCTGCTGGAAGCGATCGTGGACGCCAGCGCCACGGCCTATGTGGCGGTCAGCCCGCAAGGCCGTGTCATGCTCGCCAACACCACCGCCCGGCGCCTGCTGGACATCGGGCCGGGCGACATCGACAAGCCCTTCCAGGACCTGATCATCTCCTATCGCCCGACCGAGCTGCGCAGCCGCATCGAGGAGGTGCAGACGACGAGCCGTCCCTTGCGGCTGGAGAACCAGAACTATCATCGCCCTCCGGCCGATCCGATCTGGCTGACGATCGACATTTCGCCCGTCCATGGCGAGGACGGGCAGTTCATGGCGACCCTGCTCGGGTTCAACGATTCCACGCGATCCCACATGCTCCAGCGGGAACTGGAAATGACCCAGGAAACGCTGGAGACCACGGTCGAGGAGCTGCAGTCGGCCAACGAGGAGCTCGAGACCACCAACGAGGAGCTTCAGTCCACCAACGAGGAGCTCGAGACCACCAACGAGGAGCTTCAATCCACCAACGAGGAGCTTGAGACCACCAACGAGGAACTGCGCTCGACCAACGAGGAGCTGGAGACCACCAACGAGGAGATGCGCCGCCAGTCGGAGGAGACGGCCGAGTACCGCCTCTATGCCGAGGCGGTCCTGCGCAGCATGGACAACGGGATCATCGTCCTCGATCGCGACCTGCGGGTGAAGTCCTGGAACCGCTGGAACGAGAACACCTGGGGCCTGCGGAGCGAGGAGGTCATCGGCCAGCGCCTCGGCGGCCTGGACATCGGGCTGCCCCTGTTCAAGCTGAACGCGGAGATGCAGCGGGTCATGGACCTGCAGGGGGCGGCAGAGTCGATCGAGTTCAAGGCGATCGACCGGCGCGGCCGCACCCTGGACTGCCGTTTCCGGATATTGCCGCTGATGTATGGCTCCAATGATCTTCGCGGTCTCGTCCTGCTGATCGACGACATCACGGACTTGCGCCGCACGCAGGATTTCAACGCGTATCTCGGCCGTATCGTCGGCGAGTCGCTGAACGAGGTCTATATCCTGTCGCCCGACACCCTCCGCTTCCAGCTGGTGAACAAAGGCGCCGAGCGGAAGCTGGGCTATCCGCTGGACCAGCTCAGGCAGATGGCCCTGACGGAGCTGATGCCCGAGGTTTCCGGCGAGAGGCTGCGCGATCTCCTGGCGCCGCTGATCTCCAAGGAAAGGGAGGAGGTGGTGTTCGATACCGTGATCCAGGCACGGCACCGCGGCCCCTATCCGGCCGAAGTCTGCATGCAGTACCTGCACGAGGAGGATCCGCCCATCCTGATCGCCATCGTCCACGACACGACGGAGCGCCAGCAGCTCGAATCGGCCGGCGGCGCCCGGGAGCAGGGCGGAATGGCGTGA